The Erinaceus europaeus chromosome 16, mEriEur2.1, whole genome shotgun sequence genome includes a window with the following:
- the LOC103112366 gene encoding peroxisomal succinyl-coenzyme A thioesterase-like — protein sequence MAATLRLEPAGRSLWDEPLRISVGGLAPRQPVTLRAALRDEKGALFRAHARYLADPAGRLDLERAPALGGSFAGLEPMGLLWALQPEKPLWRFLKRDVRTPFALELEVLDGHDPERGRLLGRAVHERHFLGPGVRREPVRAGRVRATLFLPPGPGPFPGIIDLFGLGGGLLEYRAALLAGHGFATLALAYYNYEDLSKDMDTIHLDYFEEAVCYMVQHSQVKGPGIGLLGISLGADICLCMASFLKNISATVSINGSGSSGNRIIVYKETSIPPLGYDLRRTKEDFSGFLDIVDIRNDIVEGHENPSMIPVEKAQGPFLFIAGQDDHNWRSELYAQMISERLQFHGKEKPQVISYPGTGHYIEPPYFPMCPASLHKLLNKPVIWGGEPRAHSKAQIDAWGHILTFFHKHLGSTQKPPSSKL from the exons ATGGCGGCGACGCTGAGGCTGGAGCCTGCGGGCCGCAGCCTGTGGGACGAGCCGCTGCGCATCTCGGTGGGCGGCCTGGCCCCCCGGCAGCCGGTCACTCTGCGCGCGGCCCTGCGCGACGAGAAGGGCGCGCTCTTCCGCGCCCACGCGCGCTACCTCGCCGACCCCGCCGGCCGGCTGGACCTGGAGCGCGCGCCCGCGCTGGGCGGCAGCTTCGCGGGGCTCGAGCCCATGGGGCTGCTCTGGGCGCTGCAGCCCGAAAAACCTTTATGGAGATTTTTGAAGCGGGACGTGCGAACGCCCTTCGCCCTGGAGCTGGAGGTGCTGGACGGCCACGACCCCGAGCGCGGGCGGCTGCTGGGCCGCGCGGTGCACGAGCGCCACTTCCTGGGGCCCGGGGTGCGGCGGGAGCCGGTGCGGGCCGGCCGGGTGCGCGCCACGCTCTTCCTGCCGCCAG GACCTGGACCTTTCCCGGGGATCATTGACCTGTTTGGTCTTGGAGGAGGCCTGCTGGAATACAGAGCAGCCCTTCTGGCTGGCCATGGCTTTGCCACATTGGCTCTAGCTTATTACAACTATGAAGATCTCTCTAAGGATATGGACACCATACACCTGGACTACTTTGAAGAAGCCGTGTGCTACATGGTCCAGCACTCACAG gTAAAGGGCCCAGGCATTGGACTTTTGGGCATTTCTTTAGGGGCTGACATTTGTCTCTGCATGGCCTCATTTTTGAAGAATATCTCAGCTACAGTATCCATCAATGGATCTGGATCCAGTGGGAACAGAATCATAGTCTACAAGGAGACTAGCATCCCACCCTTGGGCTATGACCTAAGAAGAACCAAGGAAGATTTCTCTGGCTTCCTAGACATTGTGGATATTCGGAATGACATTGTGGAAGGCCATGAGAACCCCAGCATGATTCCAGTAGAGAAGGCCCAGGGGCCCTTTCTGTTCATCGCTGGTCAGGATGACCATAACTGGAGAAGTGAGTTATATGCCCAAATGATCTCTGAGCGGTTACAGTTTCATGGGAAGGAAAAGCCCCAGGTCATCTCGTACCCGGGGACTGGTCATTATATTGAGCCTCCTTACTTCCCCATGTGCCCAGCTTCCTTGCACAAACTGTTGAACAAACCTGTGATCtggggtggggagcccagggcccaTTCAAAGGCCCAGATAGATGCTTGGGGGCATATTCTAACATTTTTCCACAAACATCTTGGGAGCACTCAGAAACCACCTTCCTCCAAATTGTAA